In Edaphobacter dinghuensis, a genomic segment contains:
- a CDS encoding energy transducer TonB, whose product MPFFLDTRETVQRFGSAVAEFRSLLDRNHVTHGSPNDLFEFTRTLEESNQFRMDLSAMVKSVMSKERDELLLTDMMSIIAASVGGPSVTDTDVDITKPTNTLMEFLLGTGCWNWKQFGVTRSIAQRAAAPSVRMEEPEPIRISLPISRTKPAAEMPEDKASLLEISKELRQTLSRLESNTQQVKQHLESIERRIGKLESAPMSDPVNKLAGLEPLLHRGTTDIPAPKPVAPVVREMPREVPTPIDPPLSTRGRAVFSGPAFHDVSGADDDDDFSSPTFAYGTEKRSNIVPLAIFIILAAIGIAIFFFVHSARGSALLNAELARFKQNHIGSSPTPAPSAPAATPPATPLPATGTSSTTPPPSSDQHNATGANAAVPAPAATTSASEDTSSTASSSEADARSLSSDPKIKYIPANMMEGYLLSAPRPEYPTRARIDHIEGQVVLQAIISRRGSIRALHAIKGPESLRSAAVAAVRTWRYKPYSIDGQAQDIATTIYVDFTLRPPPTLVR is encoded by the coding sequence GTGCCCTTCTTTTTAGATACGCGGGAGACGGTGCAGCGCTTTGGGAGTGCTGTAGCGGAGTTCCGCTCGCTGCTCGATAGAAATCACGTTACTCATGGATCGCCGAACGATCTCTTCGAATTTACGAGAACACTCGAAGAGAGCAACCAGTTTCGGATGGATCTCTCCGCGATGGTTAAATCGGTCATGAGTAAAGAGAGAGACGAATTGCTGCTCACCGACATGATGAGCATCATCGCCGCTTCGGTTGGTGGCCCGTCTGTCACGGATACAGATGTCGATATCACAAAGCCGACGAACACGCTGATGGAGTTCCTTCTGGGTACCGGCTGCTGGAACTGGAAGCAGTTCGGTGTTACCAGGTCGATAGCTCAACGCGCTGCCGCGCCATCGGTTCGTATGGAAGAGCCTGAGCCGATCCGGATCTCGCTTCCTATCTCGCGAACGAAACCTGCCGCCGAGATGCCGGAAGACAAAGCCAGCCTGCTTGAGATCTCGAAGGAGCTGCGCCAGACGCTTTCTCGTCTTGAGAGCAATACCCAGCAGGTCAAACAGCATCTGGAATCCATTGAGCGGCGGATTGGCAAGCTCGAATCGGCCCCAATGAGCGATCCGGTAAACAAGCTGGCAGGACTTGAGCCTCTTCTTCACCGCGGCACAACCGATATCCCAGCTCCAAAGCCTGTCGCGCCAGTCGTCAGAGAGATGCCGAGAGAGGTGCCCACGCCAATTGATCCTCCTCTGTCGACTCGCGGCCGCGCTGTATTCTCCGGGCCAGCTTTTCACGATGTATCCGGAGCAGACGACGATGACGACTTCTCATCGCCGACGTTTGCCTACGGCACTGAAAAAAGAAGCAACATCGTTCCCCTTGCCATCTTCATCATTCTGGCGGCGATCGGCATAGCGATCTTCTTCTTTGTTCACTCTGCGCGGGGCAGTGCGTTGTTGAATGCAGAGTTGGCGCGCTTTAAGCAGAATCACATTGGCAGCTCTCCCACCCCAGCGCCCTCTGCTCCTGCGGCAACTCCACCGGCTACACCACTACCCGCAACGGGTACATCCTCCACGACTCCGCCGCCGTCGTCGGATCAGCACAATGCTACTGGTGCCAATGCAGCAGTACCGGCGCCTGCAGCGACGACTTCCGCCTCTGAAGACACCAGTTCTACAGCATCATCATCGGAAGCAGACGCACGCTCCCTCTCCAGCGATCCAAAGATCAAGTACATTCCGGCGAATATGATGGAAGGATATCTGCTCTCTGCACCGCGGCCCGAGTATCCCACGCGGGCTCGAATCGACCATATCGAAGGACAGGTTGTGCTTCAGGCCATCATATCGAGAAGAGGGTCGATTCGAGCGTTGCATGCGATCAAGGGGCCCGAATCTTTGCGCAGCGCGGCGGTTGCTGCTGTTCGCACCTGGCGATACAAGCCGTACTCTATCGATGGCCAAGCGCAGGATATCGCTACCACCATTTATGTCGACTTCACCTTGAGGCCGCCGCCAACGCTCGTTCGCTAG
- a CDS encoding Spy/CpxP family protein refolding chaperone: MKRKTFWIVTVIVVIVIVAGAAVARAGFRGRRGWCGPGWHRGPLAHVARELHMSKAQVAETRSIVDAERPTVAALLQELLGEAHQMVDATVNGAFDQNKVQTIATAEGNTFAKLMVEKELIKSRIYAKVLDDSQRRSADDMQRRMLDRLDHVAARMQRQIQ; encoded by the coding sequence ATGAAACGCAAAACTTTTTGGATAGTGACAGTAATCGTAGTGATCGTCATCGTTGCCGGTGCTGCCGTGGCACGAGCAGGGTTCAGAGGAAGACGCGGCTGGTGCGGCCCTGGCTGGCACCGCGGACCGCTTGCTCATGTGGCTCGCGAGCTGCATATGAGCAAGGCGCAGGTGGCCGAGACGCGCTCGATTGTCGATGCGGAGAGGCCAACCGTCGCAGCATTGTTGCAGGAGTTGCTCGGCGAGGCTCATCAGATGGTCGACGCAACTGTCAATGGGGCATTTGATCAAAACAAGGTTCAGACCATCGCTACTGCCGAGGGTAATACCTTCGCCAAGCTGATGGTCGAGAAAGAGCTGATCAAATCACGAATCTATGCCAAGGTGCTCGACGATAGCCAGCGCAGATCGGCAGATGATATGCAACGCCGCATGCTCGACAGGCTCGATCATGTCGCAGCCAGAATGCAACGGCAGATTCAGTAA
- a CDS encoding response regulator transcription factor: MSSLLIIDDDVELCTLLTERLAEEGFLLHAVHNGREGLERALTGAYSLVILDVMLPRMGGMEVLSELRMRSSIPVLMLTARGDDIDRIIGLEVGADDYLPKPFNPRELVARIKAILRRLDERRAGSNSFTAGDITIDTAQREAWVAGKPVSLTTVEFALLEALVRNPGRALTRDYLTDTALGRKQGAFDRSIDVHISNLRKKLDSHGDTERIKTIRGSGYLLASRSAEEL; encoded by the coding sequence ATGAGTTCATTGCTGATCATCGACGACGACGTAGAGCTTTGCACGTTACTTACCGAGCGGCTCGCCGAAGAAGGCTTTCTTTTGCACGCCGTGCACAATGGGCGAGAGGGGCTGGAGCGCGCCCTCACCGGTGCCTACTCTCTTGTGATCCTCGATGTGATGTTGCCGCGAATGGGAGGGATGGAGGTGCTCAGCGAGCTGCGGATGCGCTCCTCGATTCCTGTTCTGATGCTGACGGCGCGCGGCGACGATATCGATCGCATCATCGGCCTTGAGGTAGGTGCAGATGACTATCTGCCCAAGCCGTTTAATCCGCGAGAGCTAGTCGCCCGCATCAAGGCAATTCTGCGGCGACTCGATGAGCGGCGAGCAGGATCGAACAGCTTCACCGCAGGAGACATCACGATCGATACCGCACAGCGAGAGGCATGGGTCGCCGGTAAACCGGTGTCGCTAACGACCGTTGAATTTGCCCTGCTCGAAGCGTTGGTTCGAAACCCAGGGCGAGCGTTGACGCGCGACTACCTGACAGACACGGCGCTGGGGCGAAAGCAGGGAGCGTTCGATCGCTCGATCGACGTGCATATCAGCAATCTGCGCAAGAAGCTGGACTCACACGGCGACACGGAGCGCATCAAGACCATTCGAGGCAGCGGTTATCTCCTCGCATCTCGTTCGGCTGAGGAGCTTTGA
- a CDS encoding ATP-binding protein yields MQRLFVKIFLWFWATVVLTGITLVLAFALQPQSVPSHWQKSLEDTTRYFGSAAVETFEQGDVTEPTRHMHRHFSMDDAHVRACLFDAVGKPLAGQDCAEFSKLVTHIISGRPRAFEMRRGLVRMAIPIQGASGRSYIYSTELLAGPSAAFGLNPMVVLLRAGLALFVSGIVCYFLTRYLTKPILRLRSAAQEIAAGQLSVRADTVLELRRDEFGDLVRDFNRMASKTENLISTQRQLLNDVSHELRSPLARINVALDLLRRRSGEDPALDRMESDVQRLNEMIGRLLTVARLEAASTLQNSVQVNLSGLVSSIAGDAEFEAQQRGCHVDIVQEANLAVMGDPSLLRSAIENVLRNAVRFTAAGTAVEVNLRENTASENHEAIIVVRDHGPGVPETELTQIFKPFYRLDNPGDANSTGAGLGLAIAKRIVRFHGGTIRAVNDPGGGLSVEMILPSIHASAA; encoded by the coding sequence ATGCAGCGTCTGTTCGTCAAGATCTTTCTCTGGTTCTGGGCCACCGTGGTCCTCACCGGAATCACGCTTGTGCTCGCCTTTGCGCTGCAACCGCAAAGCGTGCCTTCCCACTGGCAGAAAAGCCTCGAAGATACGACCAGATACTTTGGCAGTGCAGCCGTTGAGACGTTCGAGCAGGGAGATGTCACCGAGCCCACACGCCACATGCATCGCCATTTTTCCATGGACGACGCGCATGTTCGCGCCTGTCTCTTCGACGCTGTGGGCAAGCCACTGGCAGGCCAGGACTGCGCGGAGTTTTCAAAGCTCGTCACTCATATCATCTCTGGCAGGCCAAGGGCTTTCGAGATGCGGCGGGGGCTGGTAAGGATGGCCATTCCTATTCAAGGTGCCAGCGGCCGCAGCTACATCTACTCGACCGAATTGCTGGCCGGACCTAGCGCTGCATTTGGTCTCAATCCCATGGTTGTCCTGCTGCGTGCGGGACTGGCATTGTTTGTGTCCGGCATTGTCTGTTATTTTTTGACGCGCTATTTGACTAAGCCCATTCTTCGCTTACGCTCTGCCGCGCAGGAGATTGCAGCCGGGCAGTTGAGCGTTCGTGCAGATACCGTGCTGGAATTGCGCCGGGACGAATTTGGAGATCTCGTGCGAGACTTCAATCGAATGGCGAGCAAGACAGAGAATCTTATCTCTACCCAGCGCCAGTTGTTGAATGATGTTTCTCACGAGCTGCGCTCTCCATTGGCGCGAATCAATGTGGCATTGGATCTGCTACGCCGTCGTTCCGGCGAAGACCCAGCATTGGATCGCATGGAGAGCGATGTGCAGCGGCTGAATGAGATGATTGGGAGGTTGTTGACGGTCGCCAGGCTTGAAGCAGCTTCGACGTTACAGAACTCCGTGCAGGTCAATCTGTCAGGGCTTGTCTCAAGCATCGCTGGCGACGCCGAGTTTGAAGCGCAACAGCGAGGATGCCACGTAGACATTGTTCAGGAAGCGAACCTGGCCGTGATGGGAGATCCGAGTCTGCTGCGAAGCGCGATTGAAAATGTTCTTCGTAATGCGGTCAGATTTACGGCAGCCGGTACGGCCGTCGAAGTCAATCTTCGCGAGAACACCGCGTCGGAGAATCATGAAGCGATCATCGTCGTGCGAGATCACGGGCCCGGTGTGCCTGAGACGGAGCTTACGCAGATCTTCAAGCCTTTTTATCGTCTGGACAATCCTGGAGATGCAAACTCAACCGGCGCGGGGCTTGGCCTGGCAATTGCCAAAAGGATTGTGCGCTTTCATGGAGGTACGATTCGCGCTGTGAATGATCCCGGCGGCGGCTTAAGCGTTGAGATGATTCTGCCCAGCATTCATGCGAGTGCGGCATGA
- a CDS encoding GlsB/YeaQ/YmgE family stress response membrane protein, whose product MLHLLWTAIIGLIVGALAKLIIPGKEPGGIFVTMLIGIAGAFLGTWIGRAIGHYQPGQSAGFLMSLVGALILLGIYHLIKRSQAA is encoded by the coding sequence ATGCTTCATCTGCTGTGGACGGCAATCATCGGGCTTATAGTAGGTGCGCTTGCTAAACTCATTATTCCCGGCAAGGAGCCTGGCGGGATCTTCGTCACCATGCTCATCGGCATTGCCGGCGCATTTCTGGGAACCTGGATTGGCCGCGCCATCGGCCATTATCAACCGGGTCAGTCTGCGGGCTTCCTCATGTCGCTTGTGGGAGCGCTCATTCTGCTCGGCATCTACCATCTGATCAAACGCAGCCAGGCCGCGTAA
- a CDS encoding putative bifunctional diguanylate cyclase/phosphodiesterase, producing MKARVLPHLRAWKIGLLAVALGLVLTEFFRLSHCNYFGTVFGVTLAMGATMFTLGVLWREHDREIRRRATEEAQSKFLAAAETSMDAFVIFEAVRNAADTIIDFRFQYVNANFERMMGKTRSQLLGQLRSTITSVPTQSGLFERLCKVVTTGESMGEEFLIVDPEIKATWLRLQVTKLGDGIAMTCCDISGIKSGQERYKHLLEFTDSVFQNAPFSIVATDTEGVITAMNVAAEKLTGYNREELVGKAPLTILHDEAELLAKSGNNDPAPVPASFGVLTATAAVGDLEEQEWTLVRRDGSRTPISLAMRAVRSDAGEITGFVGIAVDITERQQMLDYVTHLATHDQLTGLMGRALLRDKTVEAVERARRFGTKVAVFMLDLDHFKRINDLLGHTSGDQILVEAANRLRRSVRSTDIVARAGGDEFVVVMSDITSVADVDQCAANLVLKLSPEISVDEHLVKVTTSVGVCIYPDFASDVKHLFKRADAAMYAAKDNGRNQHQIFSEDMLKETTDRLMMEHALRHAIANGEMELHYQPQVSLTTGAITGMEALLRWTHPRLGKIAPAQFIPLAEETGLIVPIGEWAFMMSCCEGKALQDELGIDLTVSVNLSPRQFQQKNLVQVIEHCLAKSGLSASHLEIEITEGMLMVNSHDNLDKLQKIRELGARISIDDFGTGFCSFSYLLQYQVDRLKIDQSFVRQAETDMNAAAVVRTIIAMSHGLNIKVVAEGVETDEQLRFLLRRKCDEAQGNFLGLPVAARDFAAAARAYANNMGSLQSLETR from the coding sequence TTGAAGGCTCGAGTTCTCCCGCACCTGCGGGCCTGGAAGATTGGATTGCTCGCAGTGGCTCTGGGGCTGGTGCTGACGGAGTTTTTTCGTCTAAGTCACTGCAACTACTTTGGCACAGTCTTCGGAGTCACCCTGGCAATGGGGGCAACGATGTTCACCCTCGGAGTTCTGTGGCGTGAGCATGATCGGGAGATTCGACGCAGAGCCACCGAAGAGGCACAGTCGAAGTTCCTGGCCGCCGCCGAGACCAGCATGGATGCGTTCGTCATCTTTGAGGCTGTCCGCAATGCAGCCGACACCATCATCGACTTTCGCTTCCAGTATGTGAACGCCAACTTCGAACGGATGATGGGCAAGACGAGGTCGCAGCTACTGGGCCAGCTACGATCGACCATCACGTCTGTGCCGACCCAGAGCGGGCTGTTTGAGCGGCTCTGCAAGGTTGTAACAACCGGCGAATCGATGGGTGAAGAGTTCCTGATTGTCGATCCCGAGATCAAGGCTACGTGGCTCCGGCTACAGGTCACCAAGCTGGGAGACGGCATCGCGATGACCTGCTGCGATATCAGCGGGATCAAGTCGGGACAGGAGCGCTATAAGCATCTGCTGGAGTTCACCGATTCGGTCTTCCAGAACGCGCCTTTCAGCATTGTGGCCACCGACACGGAGGGAGTGATCACCGCGATGAACGTCGCGGCGGAGAAGCTCACCGGCTACAACCGCGAAGAGCTGGTCGGCAAGGCTCCGTTGACCATCCTGCACGACGAAGCGGAGCTTCTGGCAAAGAGCGGCAATAACGATCCGGCGCCAGTGCCCGCAAGCTTCGGTGTGCTGACCGCTACGGCTGCCGTAGGTGATCTGGAGGAGCAGGAGTGGACGCTGGTGCGCCGCGATGGCTCGCGAACTCCGATTAGCCTGGCGATGAGGGCCGTGCGCTCAGACGCGGGCGAGATAACGGGCTTTGTCGGCATTGCAGTAGACATTACGGAACGTCAGCAGATGCTGGACTATGTGACGCACCTCGCGACCCACGATCAACTAACCGGGCTGATGGGACGCGCTCTGCTGCGCGACAAGACGGTGGAGGCTGTGGAGCGGGCGCGGCGCTTCGGCACCAAGGTCGCCGTCTTCATGCTTGACCTTGATCACTTCAAGCGAATCAACGACCTGCTGGGTCATACGTCAGGCGATCAGATTCTGGTAGAAGCGGCCAATCGCCTTCGCCGGTCGGTGCGCAGCACCGATATTGTTGCGCGCGCAGGCGGCGATGAGTTCGTTGTGGTGATGTCCGATATCACCAGCGTTGCCGATGTCGACCAGTGCGCGGCGAACCTAGTGCTCAAGCTGTCGCCAGAGATCTCCGTCGATGAGCACTTGGTGAAGGTAACGACCAGCGTAGGCGTATGCATCTATCCCGACTTTGCCTCTGACGTGAAGCACCTGTTCAAACGCGCCGATGCAGCGATGTATGCAGCCAAGGACAACGGCCGCAACCAGCACCAGATCTTCAGCGAAGACATGCTGAAGGAGACCACCGACCGACTGATGATGGAGCACGCGCTGCGCCACGCGATTGCCAACGGAGAGATGGAGCTGCACTATCAGCCCCAGGTCTCGCTGACGACGGGGGCCATCACCGGCATGGAGGCGCTGCTGCGCTGGACGCATCCACGTTTGGGCAAGATCGCGCCGGCACAGTTCATTCCACTGGCCGAAGAGACGGGATTGATTGTGCCTATCGGCGAATGGGCCTTTATGATGTCGTGCTGCGAGGGCAAGGCCCTGCAGGATGAGCTGGGGATAGACCTGACGGTATCGGTCAACCTGTCGCCGCGACAGTTCCAGCAAAAAAATCTGGTGCAGGTGATCGAGCACTGCCTGGCGAAGAGCGGACTTTCTGCATCTCACCTGGAGATAGAGATTACCGAGGGCATGCTGATGGTCAACTCGCATGACAATCTCGATAAGTTGCAGAAGATACGGGAGCTTGGGGCGAGGATCTCGATCGATGACTTCGGCACAGGATTTTGCAGCTTCTCGTACCTGCTGCAGTACCAGGTAGACAGGTTGAAGATCGATCAGAGCTTTGTGCGGCAGGCAGAGACGGACATGAATGCCGCCGCCGTGGTGAGAACGATTATTGCGATGTCCCACGGATTGAATATCAAGGTCGTCGCCGAGGGCGTGGAGACCGACGAGCAGTTGCGTTTTCTGCTACGCAGAAAATGTGATGAGGCACAAGGCAACTTTCTGGGGCTGCCCGTCGCGGCAAGGGACTTTGCCGCTGCTGCGAGAGCCTATGCCAACAATATGGGCTCACTGCAAAGCCTGGAAACGCGATGA
- a CDS encoding VWA domain-containing protein translates to MVAQCFTRLSLLGGLFLAVPLFAQQKPASPAPAPSSTAPTISVDARLVNLPVVVRDKKGALVQNLTKADFTLQVDGHPQTIRYFDLDSNLPLTLGLLVDTSASQRKVIDDERTASGTFLEQMLTAPPNRAPDQAFVIQFARQTELLQDLTPSKPKLQAALKEIDTPSPNDSSTNDPDDSSSNGHRTRGGTTLYDATFLASDELMSKQKGRKALIILSDGVDRGSKENLTKAIEAAQRADTILYAIYFKGEESHSDNDRSRGGFPGGRGGGFPSGGRYPGGGYPSGGGYPGGGGYPGGGGGHGGNNPGGGSSASHVDGKKILERMTQETGGRLFEVSKKQTVADIYDQIAEELRAQYRLGYTPDQTTASDGYHQIDLSVNRKGLTVQTRDGYYTGSADSAPRRMD, encoded by the coding sequence ATGGTTGCTCAATGTTTTACTCGACTTAGCCTGCTCGGTGGCCTTTTTCTTGCAGTACCTCTCTTTGCTCAGCAAAAGCCGGCATCTCCGGCTCCTGCACCCTCGTCGACTGCCCCAACCATCTCCGTCGACGCCCGTCTCGTGAACCTTCCCGTCGTGGTTCGCGATAAGAAGGGCGCGCTGGTGCAAAACCTCACCAAGGCCGACTTCACTCTTCAAGTAGATGGCCATCCGCAGACCATTCGTTACTTCGATCTCGACTCGAATCTTCCACTTACCCTCGGCCTGCTGGTCGATACCAGCGCCTCCCAGCGCAAAGTGATCGACGACGAGCGCACTGCCAGCGGAACCTTTCTCGAGCAGATGCTCACGGCCCCACCGAACCGCGCTCCCGACCAGGCCTTTGTCATCCAGTTTGCCCGCCAGACCGAGCTTCTACAGGACCTTACGCCCTCCAAGCCCAAACTTCAGGCAGCCCTCAAAGAGATTGACACCCCCAGCCCGAACGACAGCTCGACCAACGATCCCGACGACTCCAGCAGCAACGGCCATCGCACTCGCGGAGGCACCACTCTCTACGACGCAACCTTTCTCGCCTCCGACGAGCTGATGAGCAAGCAAAAAGGCCGCAAGGCCCTCATCATCCTCTCCGACGGCGTCGACCGTGGAAGCAAAGAAAACCTGACCAAGGCCATTGAAGCGGCCCAGCGAGCGGACACGATCCTCTACGCGATCTACTTCAAAGGAGAGGAGTCCCACTCCGATAACGATCGCTCCCGTGGAGGATTCCCCGGTGGACGAGGAGGTGGCTTTCCCAGCGGCGGCCGTTATCCCGGCGGCGGCTATCCCAGTGGTGGAGGCTATCCGGGAGGAGGCGGCTACCCCGGCGGTGGTGGGGGGCATGGCGGCAATAATCCAGGCGGCGGAAGCAGTGCAAGCCATGTCGACGGCAAAAAGATTCTGGAGCGCATGACGCAGGAGACCGGCGGCCGTCTCTTTGAGGTCAGCAAGAAGCAGACCGTGGCCGATATCTACGACCAGATCGCCGAAGAGCTTCGCGCCCAGTATCGCCTTGGCTATACACCAGATCAGACCACGGCCTCTGATGGATATCACCAGATCGATCTCTCGGTAAATCGTAAAGGACTTACCGTTCAGACCCGCGACGGCTACTACACCGGCAGCGCAGACTCGGCTCCGCGCAGGATGGATTGA
- a CDS encoding thioredoxin family protein, with protein MISRMLKVISRFCTALLSLALIATAAAVPNQAQAQLTTPFVKQHIYSETANPTADIAAALKKARVEHKRVLLDFGGDWCPDCQVLDIYFRQQPNAALLAKHFIVVHVYIGHMDQNLDIPKKYDVPINKGVPALAVLDAHGKLLYSQQTGQFENMRNMSSSDVTEFLNKWKA; from the coding sequence ATGATCTCCAGGATGTTGAAGGTAATCTCCAGATTCTGCACAGCTTTGCTCTCGTTAGCTCTCATTGCGACGGCAGCGGCGGTGCCCAATCAAGCTCAGGCTCAGCTCACAACGCCCTTCGTCAAGCAGCACATCTACTCCGAGACTGCGAACCCGACCGCCGACATCGCTGCCGCCCTCAAAAAGGCACGCGTCGAGCACAAGCGCGTCCTCCTCGACTTCGGCGGTGACTGGTGCCCCGATTGCCAGGTCCTCGACATCTACTTCCGCCAGCAACCTAACGCTGCTCTGCTCGCCAAACACTTCATCGTCGTCCACGTCTACATCGGCCACATGGACCAGAACCTCGACATCCCAAAGAAATATGACGTTCCCATCAACAAAGGCGTTCCGGCGCTCGCCGTCCTCGACGCTCACGGCAAACTGCTCTACTCTCAGCAGACCGGCCAGTTCGAGAACATGCGCAATATGAGTTCGAGCGATGTGACCGAGTTCCTTAACAAGTGGAAGGCCTGA
- a CDS encoding YihY/virulence factor BrkB family protein, with amino-acid sequence MRRFLRISSVFHRTLLSVLDHDCLNVAQSAAYSAMISLFPALIIAAAFIGFVPGMAPLRFQLALFFNSILPSDVTPLLQSYFETTHHSPKSIRAIIFGILVSVTGASSVIATFMEGFRRAHNLPPDCWTFWQRRARAFALVPLSLIPLAIASLLVVFGHFLISSWMAMHIMPSIRTPVYVIAVIVRWLIAFTGSIGIIALIYHMGTPMRQSWKRTIPGAILATAMWFLTTLVFGWYVTRFANYSQVYGSLGAGIALLFWLYIISLSVLCGAEFNAQCNAHFFPPVPTDSTLSNPQTLPTG; translated from the coding sequence TTGAGAAGATTTCTTCGCATCTCCTCGGTCTTCCACCGCACGCTGCTCAGCGTGCTGGATCACGACTGTCTCAACGTGGCGCAGTCAGCAGCCTATTCTGCGATGATCTCGCTCTTTCCCGCGCTCATCATCGCGGCGGCTTTTATCGGCTTCGTGCCGGGCATGGCACCGCTGCGTTTTCAGCTCGCTCTGTTCTTCAACAGCATTCTGCCCTCTGACGTCACACCTCTCTTGCAGAGTTACTTCGAGACTACCCACCACAGCCCTAAATCCATTCGCGCGATCATCTTTGGCATCCTGGTCAGCGTCACCGGCGCCTCCAGTGTCATCGCTACCTTTATGGAAGGCTTTCGCCGTGCCCACAATCTCCCGCCCGACTGCTGGACCTTCTGGCAGCGTCGCGCGCGTGCCTTCGCGCTTGTTCCTCTCTCGCTGATTCCGCTCGCCATCGCCAGCCTGCTCGTCGTCTTTGGACACTTCCTCATTAGTTCCTGGATGGCGATGCACATCATGCCATCGATCCGCACCCCGGTTTACGTCATCGCCGTGATTGTTCGCTGGCTGATCGCCTTCACTGGCAGCATCGGCATCATCGCGCTCATCTATCACATGGGAACGCCCATGCGGCAGTCGTGGAAGCGCACCATTCCCGGAGCGATTCTCGCTACTGCCATGTGGTTTCTAACCACACTGGTCTTCGGCTGGTACGTCACCCGCTTCGCCAACTACTCGCAGGTCTACGGCTCCCTCGGCGCCGGCATCGCTCTGCTCTTCTGGCTCTACATCATCTCGCTCAGCGTTCTCTGCGGAGCGGAGTTCAACGCGCAGTGCAACGCACATTTTTTTCCTCCTGTTCCAACTGATTCAACCCTTTCCAACCCACAGACCCTTCCCACCGGGTAA